The genomic segment TTCAAGCAATTTTCAAAAACACTCAAATCGCATTGGAGTGGCATTGTTAATTTTTGTGAGACTCAAATTAATAATGGTATTTTAGAAGGGATTAACAACAAGATCCAATTAGCTAAGAGAAGAGCGCTTGGGTATCGATGCGTGAGAAATTTTATCAATATGATCTATTTTTTGTGTGGAAAGCTAAAATTCGACTACCCACTCTATTCTTCATAGAACCCTTTTTTTCTTTTTTATCACAACCTTTAAATACATTTACCATTTTATCTGAAAATTCATCCATCAAATATTCCAAATGTTGCGTAACTATATTATCTGTTATATCTTCTGCTTTATCTTTCCTATAAAAAAAGGCCATCTTTACACCAGCATTACCTGAGTTAAAAGCTTGTAAATACGCTATTTGTGCCAACGCGTCATCTGATAATTGTTCTGGTTCTTCGCTTTCCATGGTTTATAACTCAAAAATGGTTAATATGATAGCATCAAAAGCCTTGATGCTATTCTAAAGATATAGCTAAGTGACCTCATTTTGTCTATTGTTTGCTTGTAATCTTTCCTGTTTTTCATTATAATACCCCTATTAGTAAAAGGCAGGTGGTGGGAAATGCACAAACAAGAGGCAGATAAACTATCAAAGCAGACTCCAGCAGCAGTTGTTGCAAGACCTTCTACTACGCCTATTACGCTTGAAAAACTAAAGCATTTTGGTATCAAAGATGAGAGCCATTTTCTAAAAAAGTTTGATGAACTATGTAAGAATTGGTGGGATCGTGCTCATGCCAAACCAGATACTATGGCAAGCAGACTTGTCACAAGTACCTTAGCCTCCCATTTAACAGATCCGGTCGTATTATCGATCATTGCAGATGATGTAGAAGCTTTTAATCAATTCCATCAAAAAAAATCCGACATTTTTTGTTTAGAATTTTGCTGTCTTTGTGGTTCTGAAAATATCATCCGATCAGTCTTCTTAGCCAATAATGACATGAAAAAGTGCTTGGCTTTATCTAAAAATGCGATTGGGTATGCTTTATCATCTAGTAATACAGAACTTGCTTTACTCTTAGCAACAGAGGCCGTACAGCTTGGCAAAACTGATCCAGGCAATGTAATGTTATATACGCCTCTCAGATATTATGAAACAGCTAAAACTATTAAACGTATGTTTACAAAAACGTGTTCCAATGGAAATGGCATTGATCACCAAGATAAACATAAATTGCAACATAAATAACTATTGTATGAAATTTAGTAATTTTTCATGCCAAGTTTTTTCCACATATATTCTAGGTAATTTTGAAAATAATTAAAAAAAGCTACTTTTATAGCCGAAATATTGAGATAATCTGGCAGAATCATCGTTGTAATAATAAGCTGTTTCTGTCAATAATGATTCAAGCTGTAGGACGAGATACAGACAATTGTTCCCGATTCTTTAATTGCTCAATTAATTCTTTTCTCTGTTGAATTCGTGTTCTGAATAAAGCATCACATGCTTTATGATCTGCAATCACTACCCACGTATCTGACCCACGGAGTCCATCAATTCCATAACAACATCCTAAAACACCAAATCCACCCCCCCAACGGGCACCACCAGATCGTGCTAACCCAAAACTAGTACCTAGCCCCATAAATGGGTTATAATGTTTCTTTCCATTAACATAAATCTCAACTAAACGTGGTAAGGTATAAACCACTCTAAAATCGGGACACGTTTCAAATGAACGTGTCGGATTACAATATTCATGAATTACATGAATGGGTAAGGTTAATTGGGTACCACCTATTTTCTCAACCCAATGACTTTTACATCGATTCAAATCCCAGATATTGCAGTTATCACTATAAACTTTGAGAGCTTCAACAAGCCGCCTTAAATGAGGGCCTGCGTGAATGCCCTGCGTACTGACCCAAGATCCTGACTCAAACTGTCCTGCTTGCTCTAGCGCCGCTTCTGGCGGTAAATATTTTAATAACATCACCCACATATGCCAGTCTAATGCCCAGATCGCATATTGAAAGCCCGTAATCCCTTCAAACGTACGTCCTGATAAGTCCGTCAGATTCCCATGGAATAACACCAAATCTTGATTCTTCTTCAGCATCGCTTCCGCTTGGTCTTGTTTACCCTCGGCTATGAGCTTTAAAAACTGATGTAATTCTGCAGGGGCCAATGGACGGCGAGCTTTGGGCGGAGAGGCACTTCTAAACTCCACCATATTTTGTTGAGGCAGCCCAACAGGAGATGGCGGGATTATGAGGGCTGGGGCTGCTATAGGGAGGGCCTCTCTTAAGCCAGGTACTGGTAGAACACGATTGGGCACTCGGGCGGCGGCAAGGACGACCGCAGGGGTGTTGACGGCTGCAACAGCCCTCAAGGGCGTTATGGGGGCCGGCCTAGAGAATACCACAGGGACTTGGCTTGATACGGGTGCAGGCGATTCCTGAGAACCACCTTCCAAAGCACTTAAGACATGCAATCGCTCTAACATCAGACTTAAGTTTAAGCGTTCTTCAGGTTTCTGTTTCCATCCCCCTTCAATCAACTCCACAAAAGCAGGTAAACAGCCAGCGGGGATATCTTCTCGTTCGCCCGCCTTAACAAAATCGCGAATATCACTCCCTTGCAAACCCATTTCTTCGTACGGCAACTTACGAGAAGCTATCTCCCATAACACAACACTGTAACTGTAAATATCCGACTGCTCGCTATATAAAATCTTCGGTAAAATACGCTCCCCCGTCACAGGATCTTTTCTGATGGCTTTCACATCTAAAAATAATTCTGGAGCCATCCATCCTTCAGTACCCACCGCTTGGGTCCGACGCGTGCTCGCCCTCGAGGCACTTTTGATTTTCGACAAACCAAAATCCGATAATTTTGCACGCAGCCTATCATCTAAGAGTACGTTATCGCTCTTTAAATCCCGGTGCAAAATACCATCCCCATGCAACAATAATAATCCATGTGCAATATCTTCCGAGATCTGATACCGAATCTTCCAATCCAAGGCTTGACCATTGTGTAGCAATTGATTGAGCGATCCCTTAGGCATAAGCTCCATCACCAAAGCAGCGCGCTGGGGCGCTTCGGCGACACCATACAATCGCACCACCCAAGAGTTATTCGCACGCATCATCACTTCTGCTTCAGTATTGAAATTCGCTTCCGTTTCTGCGTTTAAAGTACCCCGTATTTCTTTGATAGCCACTGACACTTGCTTCCACAAACCCCGATACACCGTCCCAAAACTACCTTCTCCTAAACGATCCGCCTCTCGATCACAGCTCAGCTCTGAAAAAGCAATTCGACGCACAGGAAAGACCAGGGAGCCTGGCGTACTGCTTCGAGAACTGGGCACTGTGTAAATCCCCTCCAGATCTTTGATTAACAACGCCTGAGAACGTCCGTAGCTACGACTAAATCCTTTACGATACTCGGGATAATCACCCAGATGAAGGCCTAGCGTAGCGGGTAATAACCCCAGCGGTTGCGTCGAAGTCAGGGCTTCAATATAACCACGCATCCCCGAAATAGGTTGTGCACTATTGCCTAGCTCCAACCATGATCGCGCATCAGGGCTTAGGTAGGCACTCTTTAATTCCGGAAAAATATCTGTATGCTTGCCCTCTAAAGCCAGCGGTATTAAAGCACAGCGCGAATCCTGAGATCGCTGCATACTAAAATCCAGTTCTTTACGAACATTGGCCGCAGAGCCCGAGCGGGTTTTTTGGGCATACAACTGGGTCCCCATCAACAAAATCACATTACTATTCCCAATGCCATCCCGCATCTGACTCTCAATGTGACCCACCATCCGTGATAAATCTAACCAAACTGAAATCCCCGCTTGCTCAAAATCTTTAGCGAGAGACCTCAAAAAAGCCTGCAACCCTAAAAATGATGGATCTGTAGGTTCCCCCCAGGCATAACTAAAAAATACTTGTGGTCGCTGAATGTCAGGAGCTAAGCCTTGGGTAGAACCTAAATATGCTGCTTGCATCTCTCGTTGCTGCAAAGCCACATCCCCTAAAAAAGCCGTCAGTATGTTTTTGGCTTTTTCATCCTGCAAGCGCTCTAGGTCAGATTTGGGTCTGGATTGCTTCACGATATCGCTTTCCCAAGAAAATATTTTATGGTCCTGTAGGCCCTGTCGACTGACTCGATCCTAGCAAAAAGCAACGCTCAGAGCAAACACCTACTGGATAGGGAATCAGAGCATTTCAACCTTCCTTTATCGGTGTGCATCGTGAAAAATCTTGTGACTTAGGTAGATAGAACCTGCTAGCGATAGAATGTCTTCCGACAATCGATCCAGAACAGTGCCTTACCTAGTCACGAATAACTCCCGCACAACCGGTTTTTGTAGCTATGTGATACTGAAGATTTTGTCTTAAGCCACAGAGCAAAATAGCAACATAAAAATCTAGGAGCATCTGTGGGTAGAGACTCTGCTTGATGGGTGCAAGGAAAAACATGCTTAGAATTGCTCAAATCGTCGTAGTGCGATTGATTGTGTACTTGTTTTTTCTGCAACATTCACACTCCTCTCTTGAACCCCATGATCATAACTGGGTGTAAAAGTAGATCTGGTCGTGCTGTTTGTATGCTCTCTGCTAGAAAAAGAGTCCATATCTGAATCTAGTAACTCAAATAGTTTCCCAAGCTGATTATCATCTGAAGCATATAACTCTTCAATATGTTGTCGGCTCATCTCTAGTAACTGGTCAATAGTTTCTGGTTGACAATCATCTAATGCAATGGGCGAGTCCATCCAGGTTTGCCATCGTTGATAACGCTCTCCCAACGTTTGATACATCTGCCTATCAACATTACCTTCTTGCGCAGGTAAGGCTGCTTTATGTAAGTTTTGTGCCCAAAATAACAAACCACGACAAGCATCGGGATTTAAGGGATCCGGCATACAGCTACCCGTCCCCAAAGACAACACAAACACTTGTTCTGATGCTATGTCACTCGCAATTGCTTCATGATAGGCCACCTGTGCCGGATTATTGACGTGTATGCCACCATCCACAAACACGCCTCGGCCACGAATGCGATAAGCCGGAAAGGCGGTCGGAGCAGCTGTAGTTGCCATCAATGCATCTGTCAACAACTGGTCAAAACGACTGCTGTCTCTTTTAGCATCCTTAGCAGAAAACAAATATGTACGAGCAACATTACTTTCTTCCACCGCAGGTATAACTAAATCTACTAAACTATCAGACAATTTTCTGTCTTCAAAGTATTTTGAAAACAGCTTTAAACGACCTCGATCAGTGTACTTCGGTGCTGTGGCTTCTTTAAGCCACGGCAAACTAAACAGTCCTTGTGGATCACGACTAAAAATCTCCGAGTTTTGATGACGATATAACTCTAAAATATCAAAAGCCCTGTATTGAGGCATATAATTAGAAAAAATAGGCACATCTAAAACGGTTTGCCCATTCTCATCTTTTCGGATATCTCGATCTCTCAAATAAGGACTGGACAACCCTGCTGCAATGATAGCACCAGTGGAGGTGCCACTCATCATATCAAATAGGTGTACAACCGGCCTGCGCATGCTGCGCTCAATTTCACTTAACCAAAAAGCTGGTATAACACCACGAACTCCCCCACCGTCAATCGAAAGAATCTTGTATAATCTTTGCTCTCTGGATCTGCCTAACTCAAAGTGTTCTTGATCAACTTTAAGGGGCTCCTCGTAAATGTCAGGTCTTTTTTTAACAGGATTATGCTCTAAACGCTTAAGCAGGCCTCTTTCTTGAGAAGCTTTCAAATCTCGTGCATCCAACTTCAAGGCTTCCTGCACACAACTATTGGCCTGCGGATAAATCACCCTCCTTCTATGTGCAATGGCAGCCAAGACCCAATACTCAGATGCTTTGGATAAATGTCTATTTTTTTGTAAAAAAGTAATCGTCTGACCATAATGGGATAAACTCAATAAACATCGAGCATATCCCAACCCAGCACTCAAATCTAATGCCGTCAATCTTAATGCCTCACCGTAATTTCTTTGCGCCTCTTGCCATTCTGCCAAACTTTGAATATGGTTAGAGCGAGCGTGAGCTTTAGCTATCCGCTCATAGCACAGACCTTTCTTACAATACAGATTAACTCGCTCATCTACAGAAGTCGCAATTCGCATACGGGCTGTCAAATATTCTAACATCGCAGTTTCATCAACAGGAACCTCTGCTGTTGGAAGCTCTGCAGATCCGCTCTGCAACAACATGATAGGCACCTCCTGAGATTGCCCACTAACAACCCATAAGAAGTCTTCTAAAACGGTTAAACGGTTCCTTGCAGTAGAAAAAAACTGATAGTGCGTTTCGATTGACTGTCTAACATCTTTTACCATCTTTTTAGCCATCTCAAGCTCATCTGGCACGCCGCTGATTGCTCTCATGATGGCAATATTGATCCTGGCCGTATTACGCATTTCTTCCAAACGCGCCCTAAAAGTCATCTCCTCAGAATCACCTACGTGTTCCGATGCTATCGAACCAGTATCTCTTAGAAAGAAAAAATCCTTCAAAAAACTGCTTTGATTACGTAGTCGACTCTCTAGGTCACTGCTTCTAAGCCTAGAAATACGGTCATCTAGCGATTTTGCAGAGGCTTCTAACTCCGCGCTTAACACGCTATGAAAAATTTGCTTAGCACGATCAACACAATCTCTTTCTGTTAAACCAGGAATAGATAAGCGTTGACTGTTCAATACCTCTCCCAGCAGATTTAATAAATACGCGATACCATCTGGTCTAAATCCATGTTTCAATAACACCTCAATAACCTTATTGGCATCTATAACGTGTGATGGCCCATTCAGTTGAAATAACCGAAGCCCAGGTTGATATTCTCTAGACAAGACACCAATAAAATCCTGAAATTTGCGGTCTTTATAAAAGCTCAATGCTTGAACCATCATCTCATTCAAATTCTGACGCACCTCTGGCTCTTTTAAAATCTCATTGCCTCTCTTGATGAACTGGTAACCTGCATACACACCAAGACCAATAGCAAATAACCCTCCTACGACTGCTACAATTGGACCACCCAGAGCAGAACCTGCCACGACACCAGCCGCTTGCAATACTTCAACACCTGCGCCAACAACCACAGTCCCACCACCAATTACACCTCCTACCATCACCCCAGTTCCTACGGTCTTATGCGCGGTTCCTTGCCGCTTAGCCTTCAAAATATCTTCTTGCGAAGTCATGTAACGAACCATTGCCCCGTCAGCTCGAACCATCAACTGGTTTGCAATAGTCTTCAATTCTTGGTCTATCGAGCCCGCCATTCGCTGTCGATCTCCAAAAGAATAATTTTGAGCTACTGGAGCCATCAGGCTTAGGGCGCGGTTTTGATCAACTAGCACCAAGGCTTGAGATAGTGGGTCAGTACTCGAAGCAGTTACAGTATTTGTGGAGGCTATCGTTTGTATACCACGAACCTTGTCTAAAATCTTTTTGGCTTCCAACAAATCAGCATGCGTCATGTGCTGCGAATGATCCATAATCAAACGAACAGCAGAAATGGCGTATAACTGGGCTTCTAGATAATGCTCAGAACCCATGACATATTTACATAACGCCATGGTGCTTCTGAGCTTGACCTGCTTTTGAAAATGCTTGTTTTCGTCCGCAATCTTGCAGCAAACACGGTATCGTTGATAGGATAACTCCGCATATTCAACCCTTTTAGACTTCAGGTGCTCCTGAGTAAAAGTCCTCAGCAACCCAACATCTTCAAATTGAATCTTCAACCAATCTTGATTTAAGGCATGGCGATAATCCTGGCTCCTAGACCAATACTGAAGTGCTTCTTGTTCATAAAAATTATACTTCGAAGAAGTCGCATACTGTTGCTCGAGTCCCTCTTGCAAAGCCTCATAACCCTCTTTAATTAAATTAAAAAAATTCAATAGAGTCGGCTTGTGTTTATCACGGATCCATTGTGCTTTGTCTGGATGGAAAAGACGACAAAGTTCTCGATACCGTTTTTTTAAATTTTCCTCCGTTAAAACGGATGTATCACCAAATAATTTTGGAACTTGATTGGATATGTCGGCTAACAACTC from the Gammaproteobacteria bacterium genome contains:
- a CDS encoding transposase, with protein sequence FKQFSKTLKSHWSGIVNFCETQINNGILEGINNKIQLAKRRALGYRCVRNFINMIYFLCGKLKFDYPLYSS
- a CDS encoding protein kinase, encoding MKQSRPKSDLERLQDEKAKNILTAFLGDVALQQREMQAAYLGSTQGLAPDIQRPQVFFSYAWGEPTDPSFLGLQAFLRSLAKDFEQAGISVWLDLSRMVGHIESQMRDGIGNSNVILLMGTQLYAQKTRSGSAANVRKELDFSMQRSQDSRCALIPLALEGKHTDIFPELKSAYLSPDARSWLELGNSAQPISGMRGYIEALTSTQPLGLLPATLGLHLGDYPEYRKGFSRSYGRSQALLIKDLEGIYTVPSSRSSTPGSLVFPVRRIAFSELSCDREADRLGEGSFGTVYRGLWKQVSVAIKEIRGTLNAETEANFNTEAEVMMRANNSWVVRLYGVAEAPQRAALVMELMPKGSLNQLLHNGQALDWKIRYQISEDIAHGLLLLHGDGILHRDLKSDNVLLDDRLRAKLSDFGLSKIKSASRASTRRTQAVGTEGWMAPELFLDVKAIRKDPVTGERILPKILYSEQSDIYSYSVVLWEIASRKLPYEEMGLQGSDIRDFVKAGEREDIPAGCLPAFVELIEGGWKQKPEERLNLSLMLERLHVLSALEGGSQESPAPVSSQVPVVFSRPAPITPLRAVAAVNTPAVVLAAARVPNRVLPVPGLREALPIAAPALIIPPSPVGLPQQNMVEFRSASPPKARRPLAPAELHQFLKLIAEGKQDQAEAMLKKNQDLVLFHGNLTDLSGRTFEGITGFQYAIWALDWHMWVMLLKYLPPEAALEQAGQFESGSWVSTQGIHAGPHLRRLVEALKVYSDNCNIWDLNRCKSHWVEKIGGTQLTLPIHVIHEYCNPTRSFETCPDFRVVYTLPRLVEIYVNGKKHYNPFMGLGTSFGLARSGGARWGGGFGVLGCCYGIDGLRGSDTWVVIADHKACDALFRTRIQQRKELIEQLKNREQLSVSRPTA
- a CDS encoding patatin-like phospholipase family protein; the encoded protein is MQSASGNQSGLGVLVQQINQGFQKIDDLVEAYLSGRVEVASEIDLIFKDLKSIIDADEFQENEQFHGYFKYVLHSRQATYLGLLGNHVGAAAQEKLAKRFELFKQYADRYIVTRDLGLPSTVVDLDFSADFEDFDAFDVQASIDRIVSLLDDLKVIVPNNLVQDFQVLLARTASKSLHDLNHYLELITVRDELSKVLDECLLKLSEKQCSTSNVGISEKLKDKINELHVIIKRHVYPLQVQFMQELLADISNQVPKLFGDTSVLTEENLKKRYRELCRLFHPDKAQWIRDKHKPTLLNFFNLIKEGYEALQEGLEQQYATSSKYNFYEQEALQYWSRSQDYRHALNQDWLKIQFEDVGLLRTFTQEHLKSKRVEYAELSYQRYRVCCKIADENKHFQKQVKLRSTMALCKYVMGSEHYLEAQLYAISAVRLIMDHSQHMTHADLLEAKKILDKVRGIQTIASTNTVTASSTDPLSQALVLVDQNRALSLMAPVAQNYSFGDRQRMAGSIDQELKTIANQLMVRADGAMVRYMTSQEDILKAKRQGTAHKTVGTGVMVGGVIGGGTVVVGAGVEVLQAAGVVAGSALGGPIVAVVGGLFAIGLGVYAGYQFIKRGNEILKEPEVRQNLNEMMVQALSFYKDRKFQDFIGVLSREYQPGLRLFQLNGPSHVIDANKVIEVLLKHGFRPDGIAYLLNLLGEVLNSQRLSIPGLTERDCVDRAKQIFHSVLSAELEASAKSLDDRISRLRSSDLESRLRNQSSFLKDFFFLRDTGSIASEHVGDSEEMTFRARLEEMRNTARINIAIMRAISGVPDELEMAKKMVKDVRQSIETHYQFFSTARNRLTVLEDFLWVVSGQSQEVPIMLLQSGSAELPTAEVPVDETAMLEYLTARMRIATSVDERVNLYCKKGLCYERIAKAHARSNHIQSLAEWQEAQRNYGEALRLTALDLSAGLGYARCLLSLSHYGQTITFLQKNRHLSKASEYWVLAAIAHRRRVIYPQANSCVQEALKLDARDLKASQERGLLKRLEHNPVKKRPDIYEEPLKVDQEHFELGRSREQRLYKILSIDGGGVRGVIPAFWLSEIERSMRRPVVHLFDMMSGTSTGAIIAAGLSSPYLRDRDIRKDENGQTVLDVPIFSNYMPQYRAFDILELYRHQNSEIFSRDPQGLFSLPWLKEATAPKYTDRGRLKLFSKYFEDRKLSDSLVDLVIPAVEESNVARTYLFSAKDAKRDSSRFDQLLTDALMATTAAPTAFPAYRIRGRGVFVDGGIHVNNPAQVAYHEAIASDIASEQVFVLSLGTGSCMPDPLNPDACRGLLFWAQNLHKAALPAQEGNVDRQMYQTLGERYQRWQTWMDSPIALDDCQPETIDQLLEMSRQHIEELYASDDNQLGKLFELLDSDMDSFSSREHTNSTTRSTFTPSYDHGVQERSVNVAEKTSTQSIALRRFEQF